The Antennarius striatus isolate MH-2024 chromosome 23, ASM4005453v1, whole genome shotgun sequence genome has a segment encoding these proteins:
- the rab1ba gene encoding zRAB1B, member RAS oncogene family a, translating into MNPEYDYLFKLLLIGDSGVGKSCLLLRFADDTYTESYISTIGVDFKIRTIELDGKTIKLQIWDTAGQERFRTITSSYYRGAHGIIVVYDVTDQESYNNVKQWLQEIDRYASENVNKLLVGNKCDLTTKKVVDYTTAKEFADSLAIPFLETSAKNATNVEQAFMTMAAEIKKRMGPGATAGSDKPNLKIDSTPVRQSGGGCC; encoded by the exons ATGAACCCTGAATA TGACTACCTGTTCAAGCTGCTGCTCATCGGAGATTCTGGAGTAGGAAAGTCGTGTCTTCTGCTGCGCTTTGCT gatgacaCCTACACAGAGAGCTACATCAGCACCATCGGCGTGGACTTCAAGATCCGCACCATTGAGCTGGATGGCAAGACCATCAAACTGCAGATt TGGGACACTGCGGGTCAGGAGAGGTTTCGGACCATCACGTCCAGTTACTACCGGGGGGCCCACGGCATCATAGTCGTATACGATGTGACCGATCAG GAGTCCTACAACAACGTCAAGCAGTGGCTTCAGGAAATCGACCGCTACGCCAGTGAAAATGTTAACAAGCTTCTGGTGGGCAACAAGTGTGACCTGACCACTAAGAAAGTCGTGGACTACACAACGGCCAAG GAGTTTGCTGACTCTTTGGCCATCCCCTTCCTGGAGACGAGCGCCAAGAACGCCACCAACGTGGAGCAGGCCTTCATGACGATGGCCGCCGAGATCAAGAAGCGCATGGGCCCCGGGGCCACAGCCGGCTCCGACAAACCCAACTTAAAGATTGACAGCACCCCTGTCAGGCAGTCTGGAGGGGGCTGCTGTTAG